CTCGCCCTGCGCTGGCTGGTCGGTTACTCCCGCGCCCGTCGCGAGAAGACCATGACCGAGCGTCTGCTCAACGAGCTCCTCGACGCCTCCAACGGCCTCGGTGCCGCTGTGAAGAAGCGCGAGGACACGCACAAGATGGCCGAGTCCAACAAGGCCTTCGCGCACTACCGCTGGTAGTCGCTACCCACATCGAGACCGAGAGAAGACTGAAGCCTTATGGCTACCACTTCACTTGACCTGGCCAAGGTCCGCAACATCGGGATCATGGCCCACATCGACGCGGGCAAGACGACCACCACCGAGCGGATCCTGTTCTACACCGGTGTGTCGTACAAGATCGGTGAGGTCCACGACGGCGCCGCCACGATGGACTGGATGGAGCAGGAGCAGGAGCGTGGCATCACGATCACGTCTGCTGCGACCACCTGTCACTGGCCGCTCGAGGACAACGACTACACGATCAACATCATCGACACCCCGGGGCACGTCGACTTCACCGTCGAGGTGGAGCGTTCCCTGCGCGTGCTCGACGGTGCCGTGACCGTGTTCGACGGTGTCGCCGGTGTCGAGCCGCAGTCCGAGACGGTGTGGCGTCAGGCCGACCGTTACGGCGTGCCGCGCATCTGCTTCGTGAACAAGCTGGACCGTACCGGCGCCGAGTTCCACCGCTGCGTGGAGATGATCTCGGACCGCCTGGGCGCCCAGCCGCTCGTCATGCAGCTCCCGATCGGTGCCGAGGCCGACTTCAAGGGCGTCGTGGACCTGGTCCGCATGAAGGCGCTCGTGTGGTCCGCCGAGGCCGCCAAGGGCGAGATGTACGACACCGTCGACATCCCGGCCACGCACACCGAGGCCGCCGAGGAGTGGCGCGGCAAGCTGGTCGAGGGTGTCGCGGAGAACGACGAAGAGATCATGGAGCTGTTCCTGGAGGGCCAGGAGCCCACCGAGGAGCAGCTGTACGCCGCGATCCGTCGCATCACCATCGCGTCCGGCAAGTCCAGCGACACCACGGTCACCCCGGTGTTCTGCGGCACCGCGTTCAAGAACAAGGGCGTCCAGCCCCTGCTCGACGCGGTCGTGCGCTACCTGCCGACCCCGCTCGACGTCGAGGCCATCGAGGGCCACGACGTCAAGGACCCCGAGGTCGTCGTCCGGCGCAAGCCGTCCGAGGACGAGCCGCTGGCCGCGCTCGCGTTCAAGATCATGAGCGACCCGCACCTCGGCAAGCTCACCTTCGTCCGGGTCTACTCGGGCCGCCTGGAGTCCGGCACCGCGGTGCTGAACCCCGTCAAGGGCAAGAAGGAGCGCATCGGCAAGATCTACCGCATGCACGCCAACAAGCGTGAGGAGATCGAGTCGGTGGGCGCCGGTGACATCGTCGCCGTCATGGGCCTGAAGCAGACCACCACCGGTGAGACGCTGTCCGACGACAAGAACCCGGTGATCCTGGAGTCCATGGACTTCCCGGCGCCGGTCATCGAGGTCGCCATCGAGCCCAAGTCGAAGGGCGACCAGGAGAAGCTCGGCGTCGCGATCCAGCGTCTGGCCGAGGAGGACCCGTCCTTCCAGGTCCACTCCGACGAGGAGACCGGCCAGACCATCATCGGTGGTATGGGCGAGCTGCACCTTGAGGTGCTGGTCGACCGTATGCGCCGTGAGTTCCGCGTCGAGGCCAACGTCGGCAAGCCCCAGGTCGCGTACCGTGAGACGATCCGCAAGGCCGTCGAGCGCGTGGACTACACCCACAAGAAGCAGACCGGTGGTACCGGTCAGTTCGCCAAGGTGCAGATCGCGATCGAGCCGATCGAGGGTGGCGACAGCTCGTACGAGTTCGTCAACAAGGTCACCGGTGGTCGTATCCCGAAGGAGTACATTCCTTCGGTCGACGCCGGTGCGCAGGAGGCCATGCAGTTCGGCATCCTGGCCGGCTACGAGATGACGGGCGTCCGCGTCACGCTCATCGACGGTGGCTACCACGAGGTCGACTCCTCCGAGCTCGCCTTCAAGATCGCCGGTTCGCAGGCCTTCAAGGAGGCCGCGCGCAAGGCTTCGCCGGTCCTCATGGAGCCGATGATGTCCGTGGAGGTCACGACCCCCGAGGACTACATGGGCGAGGTCATCGGCGACATCAACTCCCGCCGTGGTCAGATCCAGGCCATGGAGGAGCGGATGGGTGCCCGCGTCGTGAAGGGCCTTGTACCGCTGTCGGAGATGTTCGGCTACGTCGGAGACCTCCGCAGCAAGACGTCGGGTCGCGCAAGCTACTCGATGCAGTTCGACTCCTACGCCGAGGTTCCCCGGAACGTCGCCGAGGAGATCATCGCGAAGGCCAAGGGCGAGTAACGGACTCCGTTCAACGGACCCCGTGCTCACGCTTTAGGCTTGACCCCGGAGCCTGCATGGGGCATTCCACCGCGAACCCGGTGGAATGCCCCCGGCACCCGGGCTTTCCAGCAAAGATCACCTGGCGCCGATGAGTAAGGCGTACAGAACCACTCCACAGGAGGACCCCAGTGGCGAAGGCGAAGTTCGAGCGGACTAAGCCGCACGTCAACATCGGCACCATCGGTCACATCGACCACGGTAAGACGACCCTCACGGCCGCCATTACCAAGGTGCTGCACGACGCGTACCCGGACCTGAACGAGGCCTCGGCCTTCGACCAGATCGACAAGGCTCCTGAGGAGCGCCAGCGCGGTATCACCATCTCCATCGCGCACGTCGAGTACCAGACGGAGACCCGTCACTACGCCCACGTCGACTGCCCCGGTCACGCGGACTACATCAAGAACATGATCACGGGTGCGGCGCAGATGGACGGCGCCATCCTCGTGGTCGCCGCCACCGACGGCCCGATGCCGCAGACCAAGGAGCACGTGCTCCTGGCCCGCCAGGTCGGTGTTCCGTACATCGTCGTCGCCCTGAACAAGGCCGACATGGTGGACGACGAGGAGATCCTGGAGCTCGTCGAGCTCGAGGTGCGTGAGCTCCTCTCCGAGTACGAGTTCCCGGGCGACGAGCTTCCGGTCGTCAAGGTCTCCGCTCTGAAGGCCCTCGAGGGCGACAAGGAGTGGGGCAACTCGGTCCTCGAGCTCATGAAGGCCGTGGACGAGTCCATCCCGGAGCCCGAGCGCGACGTCGACAAGCCGTTCCTGATGCCGATCGAGGACGTCTTCACCATCACCGGTCGCGGTACGGTCGTCACCGGCCGCATCGAGCGTGGTGTCCTCAAGGTCAACGAGACCGTCGACATCATCGGCATCAAGACCGAGAAGACCACCACCACGGTCACCGGCATCGAGATGTTCCGCAAGCTCCTCGACGAGGGCCAGGCCGGTGAGAACGTCGGTCTGCTCCTCCGTGGCATCAAGCGCGAGGACGTCGAGCGCGGCCAGGTCATCATCAAGCCGGGCTCGGTCACCCCGCACACCGAGTTCGAGGCCCAGGCCTACATCCTGTCGAAGGACGAGGGTGGCCGTCACACCCCCTTCTTCAACAACTACCGTCCGCAGTTCTACTTCCGTACGACGGACGTGACCGGCGTCGTGACCCTCCCCGAGGGCACCGAGATGGTCATGCCGGGTGACAACACCGAGATGAAGGTGGAGCTCATCCAGCCCGTCGCCATGGAAGAGGGCCTGAAGTTCGCCATCCGCGAGGGTGGCCGGACCGTGGGCGCCGGCCAGGTCACCAAGATCAACAAGTAAGCTCCGCTTGCTTGTCGGTCCACCGACCTGACATGGGCTGATGCCTGAGAAAGGGCCCGCACGACTTCGGTCGTGCGGGCCCTTTCGCATGGGTGGCGGGGGGTGAGGCCAGGGACGGGGGCGGGACTGGGCGCTGGGCCGCGCGCGTCAAGCCGGGTCCCGGTCTGTCACTCGATCGGCGGCATTGCTGGCATATGTGGCTGGCAAGGCCCGTCACTCTTCTACGTTCGGTGCATGGTCAGTTCATCTCACGAGGCGTTGCACCGGATCTTCCAGGAGGATCCGGCCCTCTTCGCCCGGGCCGTCCGGGCCCTCGGCGTCACCTTCGCCGAACCGGTCTCCGCGGTACCGCTCACCACCGACCTCACCGAGAACCGCCCGGTGGAGCGACGCGTGGACACGCTGCTGCGCATGGAGACGAGCGACAACGGCAGCTTCCTGCTCGCCGTCGAGTCCCAGGGCAAGCAGGACCCCGACAAGCACGCGAGCTGGGCCTACTATCTGGCGCATCTCTACGCCAAGTACGGGTTGCCGCCGGTCCTGCTGGTCGTCTGCGCCGATCGGCGCACCGCCTCCTGGGCGGCCCGACAGGTGGACCTCGGGCCCCCGCAGTGGCCCTCCCTCACCGTGCGTCCCTTGGTCCTCGGGCCCGACCACGTGCCCGTGATCGACAGTGCCGACGAAGCGGCGCGCGACATCCCGCTGACCGTCCTCTCCGCGGCGCTGCACCGCCGGGATCCGGGCGCCGATGCGATACTGAAGGCGCTGGCCTCGGCCTTGAAAGGCCTGTCGGCCGAGGACGAGAGCACGGCAAGCATCTACATCGAACTCACGGAACAAGGACTCGGCAAGACGCCGGCCGCAGACTTCTGGAGGCAGATCATGGCCGCCGACCTTTCCTTCTTCCAGTCGGAGACCGCGCAGAGCTTGAGGGCGGAGGGGCGCGCTGAGGGGCGTGCGGAGGGGCGTGCGGAGGACATTCTGCTGTTGTTGGAGCGGCGGGGTGTCCCGGTGTCGGGTGGTGAGCGGGAGCGCATCGTGGGGTGTGGGGACCTTGATGTGCTGGGGGTCTGGTTCACGCGGGCGATCACGGCTGGGTCGGTGGCGGAGGTTTTCGGGCCCGCGGAGGGCGAGTGAGCCGCTTGGCCGCCGACCTTTCCTTCTTCCAGTCGGAGACCGCGCAGAGCTTGAGGGCGGAGGGCGCGCGCTGAGGGGGCGTGCGGCGGGGCGTGCGGAGGACATTCTGCTGTTGTTGGAGCGGCGGGGTGTCCGGTGTCGGGTGGTGAGCGGGAGCGCATCGTGGGGTGTGGGGACCTTGATGTGCTGGGGGTCTGGTTCACGCGGGCGATCACGGCTGGGTCGGTGGCGGAGGTTTTCGGGCCGCGGGAGGGCGAGTGAGCCGCTTGGCCGCCGACCTTTCCTTCTTCCAGTCGGAGACCGCGCAGAGCTTGAGGGCGGACGGGCGGGGGGGCGTGCGGAGGACATTCTGCTGTTGTTGGAGCGGCGGGGTGTCCCGGTGTCGGGTGGTGAGCGGGAGCGCATCGTGGGGTGTGGGGACCTTGATGTGCTGGGGGTCTGGTTCACGCGGGCGATCACGGCTGGGTCGGTGGCGGAGGTTTTCGAGCCCGCCGAGGGGTGAGGCGCGGCGGCGCGGTGGTCACGGGCGGGTGCCCGCGAGGCGTACCGCGGTGCGTCGCAGGGCCAGGGCCGAGGGGATGACCGAGGCGAGTACCGCGAGCACCGCGCAGGCGCCGACGGCCGTGCCGAGGGCCGTCCACGGGACCGCCGGCGTGGGACGTACCGCGAGCAGGCCCAGCGCCGCCCACATCCCGGCCAGGTTGAGCCCGGCGACGACCAGGCCGAGGACCGCGCCCACCGCGACGACCACCAGCGACTCTGCCCCCACCAGCCGCAGTACCTGTCCGCCCGTGGCCCCGGTCAGCCGCAGCGCCGCCAGGTCGCGGACGCGGTCGGAGGTGGCCATCACCATCGTGTTGACCAGCGAGATGCCGGTGTAGAGCAGGGCGATGCCGAGGACCAGCAGCAGGCCGAGCCGGGTCGGGCGGTTGGTCTCCGGGTAGGTGGCCGCGACCCACTCGTCCGTGTCGTGCACCCGCCCGCCGGCCGAGCGCACCGCCTCCCGCAGCCCGGCGGCCACCGCCCCGGTGCCGGCGCCGTCGGCCAGGGCCACGTCCACCCGGTCGACGAGGGCGCCGGGGGCGTTGGCGGGCGTGACCCAGACGCCGTTGCCGCCGGTGCCCGTGTGCATCACGGCGGCGATGCGCAGGGTCTTCTCGGTGCCGTCCCCCAGCCACACCCGCACGCTTTCGCCCACGGAGTGCCGTTCCCACTCCTCGTTGACGATGAGGGAGCCGTCGTCGAGGTCGGCCGCGTTCCCCGCGGCGAGCGGCAGCCGGGCGGTGGCGGCGAGGGCGTCGGGGCCGGCGACGGCGCGCGCCTCGGACCTGACGAGTGCGACGCCCTCCTCCAGGACGTGGACCGAGCCCGAGGAGGTCGGGGAGACGATGGCCCCGGGCACGGCGCGCAGCCGCTCCAGGGTCCGCGCGTCGAAGCCCGTGCCGTCCGGCGCGGTCACCACGAAGGCGGCGACGGTCCGCTCGCGCGTCTCGGTGGCCTTCGCCTCGTTCAGCGTCGCGGTGGCGCCGAGCAGCGAACCCGCCAGAGCGACCGTGACCAGCACGGGTGCCGCCACGGCCGCGGTACGGCGCACACCGGCGGCCGC
This region of Streptomyces ambofaciens ATCC 23877 genomic DNA includes:
- the fusA gene encoding elongation factor G, giving the protein MATTSLDLAKVRNIGIMAHIDAGKTTTTERILFYTGVSYKIGEVHDGAATMDWMEQEQERGITITSAATTCHWPLEDNDYTINIIDTPGHVDFTVEVERSLRVLDGAVTVFDGVAGVEPQSETVWRQADRYGVPRICFVNKLDRTGAEFHRCVEMISDRLGAQPLVMQLPIGAEADFKGVVDLVRMKALVWSAEAAKGEMYDTVDIPATHTEAAEEWRGKLVEGVAENDEEIMELFLEGQEPTEEQLYAAIRRITIASGKSSDTTVTPVFCGTAFKNKGVQPLLDAVVRYLPTPLDVEAIEGHDVKDPEVVVRRKPSEDEPLAALAFKIMSDPHLGKLTFVRVYSGRLESGTAVLNPVKGKKERIGKIYRMHANKREEIESVGAGDIVAVMGLKQTTTGETLSDDKNPVILESMDFPAPVIEVAIEPKSKGDQEKLGVAIQRLAEEDPSFQVHSDEETGQTIIGGMGELHLEVLVDRMRREFRVEANVGKPQVAYRETIRKAVERVDYTHKKQTGGTGQFAKVQIAIEPIEGGDSSYEFVNKVTGGRIPKEYIPSVDAGAQEAMQFGILAGYEMTGVRVTLIDGGYHEVDSSELAFKIAGSQAFKEAARKASPVLMEPMMSVEVTTPEDYMGEVIGDINSRRGQIQAMEERMGARVVKGLVPLSEMFGYVGDLRSKTSGRASYSMQFDSYAEVPRNVAEEIIAKAKGE
- the tuf gene encoding elongation factor Tu produces the protein MAKAKFERTKPHVNIGTIGHIDHGKTTLTAAITKVLHDAYPDLNEASAFDQIDKAPEERQRGITISIAHVEYQTETRHYAHVDCPGHADYIKNMITGAAQMDGAILVVAATDGPMPQTKEHVLLARQVGVPYIVVALNKADMVDDEEILELVELEVRELLSEYEFPGDELPVVKVSALKALEGDKEWGNSVLELMKAVDESIPEPERDVDKPFLMPIEDVFTITGRGTVVTGRIERGVLKVNETVDIIGIKTEKTTTTVTGIEMFRKLLDEGQAGENVGLLLRGIKREDVERGQVIIKPGSVTPHTEFEAQAYILSKDEGGRHTPFFNNYRPQFYFRTTDVTGVVTLPEGTEMVMPGDNTEMKVELIQPVAMEEGLKFAIREGGRTVGAGQVTKINK